The following are from one region of the Halarsenatibacter silvermanii genome:
- a CDS encoding pyruvate carboxylase, with protein MSNQINEYEKILVANRGEIAIRVFRACRELGIRSVAIYHDVDKTALFRTKAHESYEIGRNRTPLKAYLAQDEIIELAQKKGVDAIHPGYGFLSENAEFARHCQEAGIDFIGPEPDMLEKYGNKLACKSLAEDLDIPVIPGSDGPVSQEAEIKEFVAEHGYPILIKAAAGGGGRGMRVVRNDDELTKALNEAQKEAGRAFSQEDVFLEKYLPGPRHVEVQILADKHGNVVHLFERDCSIQRRHQKLIEYTPAFSVPQQVRDEMYDDAVRMLSEGGYTSAGTVEFLVGQDGNYYFIEVNPRIQVEHPVTEMVTGVDIVQSQIRIEEGYELSSSRIDIPDQESIQRTGYSIQARVTTEDPRQDFQPDTGRIDLYRTSSGSGIRLDGGNGFTGAEVTPYFDSLIVKVISWGRSFEAAIQKGVRSLEEMEISGVATNRDFLINVLNHDDFAAGKATTGFLEKNPWLKIDCDNFDEKGGMLNYIGDVIVNKSRGEKPNFDEPKIPEHNGEPDSGTRDKLLELGTEEFCDWIKDTDRLLITDTTYRDAHQSLLATRMRTTDMMEIAEATADIGSDLFSLEMWGGATFDVAYRFLHESPWERMEKLREKIPNILFQMLLRGSNAVGYSNYPDNVIRRFVAQAAESGIDLFRIFDALNWWPGIEVALDEVKNQDCLAECTICYTGDILDPERDKFDLEYYLRKARQLEEMGTDIICIKDMSGLLKPYASRKLISALKSEVDVPIHLHTHDTSGNGLAALLQASEAGVDIVDCAFNSMAGLTSQPALNSLVAALEHTDREPKMDYHDLQGISDYWQSVRPIYQDFESDLKSGAAEIYRYEIPGGQYSNLKPQIESMGMGHRFKEFKEKYREVNFLFGDIIKVTPTSKAVSDMAIFMMQNDLSSEDILEKGEELSFPETVVDYMRGLMGQPEGGFPEKLQEVILKDKKPIEGRPGAKLTPEDWDKKREELEEKMEGKPDEKDLISSAIYPQVFDQYLEQIQKYGNLSCLPSDVFFYGLEEGEITEIELEEGRSMIVKYIGSRPTESGDKSLTFEVNGQRREVIVEDRNRSESIQAGVQEIRFAADDEPGEVGASMPGTAGDIKITAGDEVEEGDTLMLLEAMKMETDVSAPVSGEIKNVLVSEGEDVQNKQLLVIIEEA; from the coding sequence ATGTCAAACCAGATCAACGAGTATGAAAAAATTTTAGTGGCCAATCGAGGAGAAATAGCAATTCGGGTTTTCAGGGCTTGCAGAGAACTGGGAATAAGATCGGTGGCGATTTATCATGATGTCGACAAAACAGCTCTTTTCAGAACTAAAGCTCATGAATCCTATGAGATAGGAAGAAATCGTACTCCTTTAAAAGCTTACCTTGCTCAGGATGAGATAATTGAACTCGCCCAGAAAAAGGGTGTGGATGCAATTCACCCGGGTTATGGGTTTCTTTCTGAGAATGCGGAATTCGCCCGTCACTGTCAGGAAGCGGGCATCGATTTCATAGGTCCCGAACCTGATATGCTGGAAAAGTACGGAAATAAGCTGGCCTGTAAATCTCTGGCTGAAGACCTTGATATTCCAGTAATACCGGGCAGTGATGGCCCCGTATCTCAGGAGGCTGAGATCAAGGAATTTGTTGCTGAGCACGGATATCCAATTCTGATCAAGGCAGCAGCCGGAGGCGGCGGCAGAGGCATGAGAGTTGTCAGGAATGACGATGAACTCACCAAAGCCCTCAATGAGGCGCAGAAGGAAGCAGGTCGGGCTTTCAGTCAGGAAGATGTTTTTCTGGAGAAATATCTTCCGGGTCCCCGGCATGTTGAGGTGCAGATTCTGGCCGACAAACACGGCAATGTAGTTCATCTTTTTGAAAGAGATTGTTCTATTCAGAGAAGGCATCAAAAACTGATAGAGTATACACCGGCTTTTTCTGTTCCCCAGCAGGTGAGGGATGAAATGTACGATGATGCGGTTCGTATGCTCAGCGAAGGAGGTTACACCAGCGCTGGAACTGTAGAATTTCTCGTGGGGCAGGACGGCAATTATTATTTCATCGAGGTAAACCCCCGCATACAGGTTGAACATCCTGTCACGGAGATGGTTACCGGAGTTGACATAGTTCAATCTCAAATTCGCATCGAAGAGGGGTATGAGCTCTCCTCTTCCCGGATCGACATCCCCGACCAGGAATCGATTCAGAGAACCGGGTATTCGATTCAGGCCCGGGTTACCACCGAAGATCCCCGGCAGGATTTTCAGCCGGATACGGGCAGAATCGATCTTTACAGAACCAGTTCCGGCAGCGGAATCAGACTCGATGGAGGTAATGGCTTTACCGGAGCCGAGGTAACCCCTTATTTTGACAGTCTTATTGTAAAAGTTATTTCCTGGGGACGGAGTTTCGAGGCTGCTATTCAAAAGGGAGTCCGCTCACTGGAAGAGATGGAAATTAGCGGCGTAGCTACCAACCGAGATTTTCTGATAAATGTTCTAAATCATGATGATTTTGCCGCCGGCAAAGCTACTACCGGCTTTTTGGAGAAAAATCCCTGGCTCAAAATTGATTGTGACAATTTCGATGAAAAAGGAGGAATGCTAAATTACATCGGAGATGTTATAGTTAACAAATCGCGAGGCGAGAAACCGAATTTTGATGAACCCAAAATTCCTGAACACAATGGGGAGCCTGATTCAGGAACTCGCGATAAATTGCTTGAGCTGGGCACCGAGGAATTCTGTGACTGGATTAAAGATACTGACCGCCTTCTTATAACGGATACAACATATCGCGATGCTCATCAGTCTCTTTTAGCCACCCGTATGAGAACTACAGATATGATGGAAATAGCCGAAGCTACAGCCGATATAGGCTCAGATCTTTTCTCCCTGGAGATGTGGGGAGGGGCTACTTTCGATGTAGCTTATAGATTTTTGCACGAGTCACCCTGGGAGAGAATGGAGAAACTGCGCGAAAAAATCCCTAATATCCTCTTTCAGATGCTGCTCAGAGGATCGAACGCGGTGGGTTACAGCAATTATCCCGACAATGTGATCAGGAGATTTGTAGCCCAGGCGGCTGAGTCCGGCATCGATCTTTTCCGGATATTTGATGCCCTCAACTGGTGGCCTGGTATAGAGGTGGCTCTTGATGAGGTTAAAAATCAGGACTGCCTGGCTGAATGCACTATATGTTACACCGGAGATATTCTCGACCCGGAACGAGATAAATTCGATCTGGAATATTATCTGCGCAAAGCACGTCAGCTGGAAGAGATGGGCACCGATATAATCTGTATCAAAGATATGTCCGGGTTGCTCAAACCCTATGCTTCCAGAAAATTGATTTCAGCTCTCAAGTCGGAAGTGGATGTGCCCATACATCTGCATACTCATGATACCAGTGGCAACGGACTGGCCGCCCTGCTGCAGGCAAGCGAGGCCGGCGTGGATATTGTAGACTGCGCTTTTAACAGCATGGCCGGTCTGACTTCTCAGCCCGCCCTGAACTCTCTGGTCGCAGCATTAGAACACACTGATAGAGAGCCCAAAATGGATTATCACGACCTGCAGGGGATTTCGGATTACTGGCAGTCCGTCAGACCAATATACCAGGATTTTGAGTCCGATCTCAAATCGGGAGCCGCTGAGATATACCGCTATGAGATTCCAGGAGGTCAGTATTCCAATCTCAAACCGCAGATAGAGAGCATGGGAATGGGTCACAGATTCAAAGAATTTAAAGAAAAATACAGGGAGGTTAATTTCCTCTTTGGTGATATAATAAAGGTTACCCCCACCTCCAAGGCTGTTTCGGATATGGCTATATTCATGATGCAGAACGATCTTTCCAGCGAGGATATTCTCGAAAAAGGTGAAGAGCTGTCATTCCCCGAAACAGTGGTCGATTACATGAGAGGTTTGATGGGACAGCCAGAAGGAGGTTTTCCCGAGAAGCTGCAGGAAGTTATATTGAAAGACAAAAAGCCTATCGAAGGAAGACCTGGCGCCAAGCTCACGCCCGAAGACTGGGATAAAAAAAGAGAAGAGCTGGAGGAAAAAATGGAAGGGAAGCCGGATGAAAAAGATCTTATCAGTTCTGCCATTTACCCTCAGGTATTCGATCAATATCTGGAACAGATTCAAAAATACGGCAATCTGAGCTGCCTGCCCAGCGATGTATTTTTCTACGGTCTGGAAGAAGGAGAAATAACCGAGATTGAGCTGGAAGAGGGCCGCAGCATGATCGTTAAATATATAGGCAGCCGACCGACTGAATCCGGCGATAAAAGTCTTACCTTTGAGGTCAACGGCCAGCGACGCGAGGTTATTGTTGAAGATAGAAACAGATCTGAATCGATTCAGGCTGGTGTTCAGGAGATCAGGTTTGCTGCTGATGATGAACCCGGTGAAGTTGGGGCCAGCATGCCCGGCACTGCAGGAGATATTAAAATAACAGCAGGAGATGAAGTCGAAGAGGGAGATACTCTTATGCTGCTGGAGGCAATGAAGATGGAGACCGATGTTTCGGCTCCGGTATCAGGCGAGATAAAAAATGTTCTGGTCTCAGAAGGCGAAGATGTTCAGAATAAACAGCTTCTGGTCATCATAGAGGAAGCTTAA
- the hfq gene encoding RNA chaperone Hfq, translated as MAKNYNYQDRILNHVRKNDIKVTIYLISGYQLNGYVEGFDNFTIILRSSGKNKLIFKHAISTIDPSEPIKGAMPGEEE; from the coding sequence GTGGCCAAAAATTATAATTATCAAGATCGTATTTTAAATCACGTGAGAAAGAACGATATTAAGGTTACCATCTATCTCATCAGTGGTTATCAGTTGAATGGTTATGTAGAAGGATTTGATAACTTTACAATCATTCTTCGCAGCAGCGGTAAAAATAAGCTTATATTTAAACATGCTATTTCTACAATTGATCCCTCTGAACCTATTAAAGGAGCTATGCCTGGAGAAGAAGAATAA
- a CDS encoding argininosuccinate synthase has translation MNENIESILLAYSGGLDTSVSIKWLQEKYGAEIITFTADLGQDDIEPEKLKQKAYNTGASKVIIADLKEKFIENQIFAALQAEARYENKYPLATALARPVIAEEMVKVAKELDIDALAHGCTGKGNDQVRFETAFSALAPELEIIAPLRDWGFTTREEELEYAQKHDIPVKVTKESPYSIDENLWGISVECGPLEDPWNEPPADAYQWTNDPEKAPEKPCILEIKFEEGVPVAIDGEEYSSVELVEKLNELGGKHGVGRVDMVENRLVGIKSREIYEAPAAEILLKAHKNLSEMVLDRESSHFLDRVSPKYSELVYNGLWHSPLRQALQNFLASFQPQLVGTVRMKLHKGSITVTGRKSSKSLYDLGLASYDEKDNFDHSAAAGFIKLWSLPLQVVKQQENEENGELKDDTYDVLEDGGAESEGESTGLDAAVKSLAQ, from the coding sequence ATGAATGAAAACATCGAATCCATTTTACTGGCTTATTCGGGTGGTCTGGACACTTCAGTCTCCATTAAATGGCTGCAGGAGAAATACGGAGCTGAAATCATCACATTTACTGCTGACCTGGGACAGGACGACATCGAACCGGAGAAGCTCAAGCAAAAAGCTTATAACACCGGAGCCAGCAAAGTAATAATTGCTGATCTCAAAGAGAAGTTTATAGAAAATCAGATTTTTGCAGCTCTGCAGGCAGAGGCTCGCTATGAAAACAAATATCCGCTTGCAACTGCTCTTGCCCGCCCTGTAATAGCTGAAGAGATGGTCAAAGTTGCCAAAGAACTTGATATAGATGCACTCGCCCATGGCTGCACGGGCAAAGGGAATGATCAGGTGAGATTTGAAACGGCTTTTTCCGCACTTGCTCCCGAACTGGAAATTATTGCACCGCTCAGAGACTGGGGTTTCACCACCAGAGAAGAAGAGCTGGAATACGCCCAAAAACATGATATACCGGTCAAAGTTACCAAAGAATCTCCTTACAGCATAGACGAAAACCTCTGGGGTATAAGTGTTGAATGCGGTCCGCTTGAAGATCCGTGGAATGAACCGCCTGCGGATGCTTACCAGTGGACAAACGATCCTGAAAAAGCGCCGGAAAAGCCCTGCATCCTGGAGATAAAATTTGAAGAGGGAGTACCTGTTGCTATCGACGGTGAAGAATATTCTTCGGTTGAGCTGGTAGAAAAGCTCAATGAACTGGGCGGTAAGCATGGAGTTGGCAGGGTAGATATGGTCGAAAACAGGCTTGTCGGTATAAAATCCAGGGAAATTTATGAAGCTCCTGCGGCTGAAATACTGCTTAAAGCCCATAAGAATCTCTCCGAGATGGTTTTGGACCGTGAGAGCAGTCATTTTCTGGACAGAGTCAGTCCTAAATATTCGGAGCTTGTATACAATGGTTTGTGGCATTCTCCGCTGCGCCAGGCCTTGCAGAATTTTCTTGCCAGCTTTCAGCCTCAGCTGGTCGGCACAGTGAGGATGAAACTGCATAAAGGCAGTATTACCGTGACCGGCAGAAAATCCTCCAAATCGTTATATGATCTGGGGCTTGCCAGTTACGATGAAAAAGATAATTTTGATCATTCAGCTGCAGCCGGATTTATTAAGCTTTGGTCGCTGCCCCTTCAGGTGGTTAAACAGCAGGAAAATGAAGAGAACGGTGAGTTAAAAGATGATACTTATGATGTGCTGGAAGATGGCGGGGCTGAAAGCGAGGGTGAATCCACCGGTCTGGACGCCGCGGTCAAATCTCTGGCTCAATAA
- the argH gene encoding argininosuccinate lyase, which yields MKLWGGRFEDETGGEFADFNSSLSFDFKLYPYDIEGSRVHAKMLARQDIISESDVEKIISGLDEVESRLDEVEGWQDLPFAAEDIHSLVEGMLKEEIGSTAGKLHTARSRNDQIALDIKLYLRDRGEDLLQELVSLVKKMVEIAADHKKTIMPGYTHLQPAQPITLAHHLLAHSYKFKRDYNLLEDCIKHMDSSPLGSGALAATSFPLDREWTAEALEFSCPTNNSLDAVSNRDFLLEFQNAAVLIMTHLSSISEEIVLWNTAEFNFIEISDRAATGSSIMPQKKNPDIAELIRGKSGRVLGNYNQLAHTLKSLPLAYNKDLQEDKEGLFDTVATLEQVLPVFSKFLGEIEFLPERMKEMAEKGYLNATELADYLAEKGIPFREAHEAAGRAVRYALENELKLEEIELSQLENLLPLSQEDIDETELEKSLEVENAVASRNIKGGPAPEQVAAEIKSLQQWIEKKNKTD from the coding sequence ATGAAACTCTGGGGAGGCAGATTTGAAGATGAAACAGGGGGAGAATTCGCTGACTTTAATTCTTCTCTTTCCTTCGATTTTAAGCTTTATCCGTATGATATTGAAGGGAGCAGAGTTCACGCCAAAATGCTGGCCAGGCAGGATATAATAAGCGAGTCAGATGTGGAAAAAATAATTTCCGGCCTCGATGAAGTCGAGTCCAGACTCGATGAAGTGGAAGGGTGGCAGGATTTACCTTTTGCTGCCGAGGATATTCACAGTCTCGTGGAAGGTATGCTTAAAGAGGAGATAGGCTCGACTGCCGGAAAACTTCATACAGCCCGCAGCAGAAATGATCAGATCGCTCTTGATATAAAACTTTATCTGCGTGATAGGGGTGAAGATCTGCTGCAGGAACTGGTTTCTCTTGTGAAAAAAATGGTCGAGATAGCAGCAGATCACAAAAAAACAATTATGCCAGGCTATACTCATCTTCAACCCGCACAGCCTATAACTCTGGCTCATCATCTTCTGGCTCACTCTTATAAATTTAAAAGAGATTACAATCTGCTGGAGGACTGTATCAAGCATATGGACAGCTCTCCCCTGGGTAGTGGTGCGCTGGCTGCGACTTCTTTTCCGCTCGACAGAGAATGGACTGCTGAAGCTCTTGAATTTTCATGTCCAACCAACAATTCTCTGGATGCTGTGAGTAATAGAGATTTTCTTCTGGAATTTCAGAACGCAGCAGTTCTGATCATGACCCATCTGAGTTCTATATCTGAGGAGATAGTACTCTGGAACACTGCAGAGTTTAATTTTATTGAAATCAGCGATAGAGCTGCCACCGGCAGCAGTATAATGCCTCAGAAGAAAAATCCTGATATAGCTGAACTTATTAGGGGTAAAAGCGGAAGGGTTTTGGGTAACTATAACCAGCTGGCCCATACATTAAAGTCTCTCCCTCTGGCCTACAACAAGGATCTTCAGGAGGATAAAGAGGGTCTTTTTGATACCGTGGCTACTCTTGAACAGGTTCTACCTGTATTCAGCAAATTTCTGGGAGAAATAGAATTTCTACCGGAACGCATGAAGGAAATGGCTGAAAAAGGATATCTCAATGCCACCGAACTGGCCGATTATCTGGCTGAAAAAGGAATCCCTTTTAGGGAAGCTCACGAAGCAGCCGGCAGAGCTGTCAGGTATGCGCTTGAGAATGAACTGAAGCTTGAGGAAATCGAACTGAGTCAGCTGGAAAATCTGCTGCCATTATCGCAAGAAGACATCGATGAAACGGAGCTGGAAAAATCTTTAGAGGTGGAGAATGCTGTGGCCAGTCGAAATATCAAGGGAGGACCTGCTCCCGAGCAGGTGGCAGCTGAAATAAAAAGCCTGCAGCAGTGGATTGAGAAGAAGAATAAAACAGATTGA
- a CDS encoding tripartite tricarboxylate transporter substrate binding protein — protein MKKVITVLLVLLFAAGMVLTSGQLAAEEPWSDIQDESFDLVVGFDAGGSHDLSARYLQEALVEETGIDIDVVNMPGGIGTEAGYHVSTQDPDENIMFWGHPPAVVFDPATEDVGYTYDDLDPVAAVGTPTFVLAAGEEAPFNSLDELIEYIEENPGEVVVGSQGELHLMHYAIEFILPMDELDYNYVALAGGADVQSNLAGGHIDVGHMSMAAAKPLHDADELTAMVHTSEVVEDIEMMPDVPHVSEYGIEFTEPHYLAAWSPAGTDREKREALNAAMEAAAQNEEFQENMAEMGFIVEHNTVDETEELFGEYYHEELLPGYVEWLEAAREERGN, from the coding sequence TTGAAAAAAGTTATAACAGTTCTATTGGTACTACTATTTGCTGCAGGAATGGTTTTGACTTCGGGACAGCTGGCCGCTGAGGAACCCTGGTCCGATATTCAGGATGAAAGCTTCGATCTTGTTGTGGGTTTTGATGCTGGCGGTTCGCACGATCTATCCGCTCGTTATCTGCAGGAGGCTCTGGTCGAGGAAACAGGAATAGATATTGATGTGGTCAACATGCCTGGTGGAATTGGAACAGAAGCTGGTTACCATGTGTCCACTCAGGATCCTGATGAAAATATTATGTTCTGGGGACATCCGCCCGCAGTTGTTTTCGATCCTGCTACCGAAGATGTCGGATATACATATGATGATCTTGATCCTGTGGCTGCGGTAGGCACCCCGACTTTCGTTCTGGCTGCCGGAGAAGAAGCGCCCTTTAATTCTCTGGATGAACTTATTGAATATATAGAGGAAAATCCTGGCGAAGTAGTGGTGGGCAGCCAGGGAGAACTCCATCTAATGCATTATGCTATAGAATTCATATTACCGATGGATGAACTGGATTATAATTATGTTGCTCTGGCCGGAGGAGCGGACGTACAATCGAATCTGGCAGGAGGACATATCGATGTTGGACATATGAGTATGGCCGCCGCTAAGCCTCTGCATGATGCAGATGAGTTAACAGCCATGGTCCATACTTCGGAAGTTGTCGAAGACATTGAGATGATGCCTGATGTCCCGCATGTATCCGAGTATGGTATCGAATTTACCGAACCTCATTATTTAGCTGCCTGGTCACCGGCCGGAACTGACCGCGAAAAAAGAGAAGCATTAAATGCTGCTATGGAAGCAGCGGCTCAAAACGAAGAATTTCAGGAGAATATGGCGGAGATGGGCTTTATAGTAGAACATAATACTGTAGATGAAACCGAAGAACTTTTCGGTGAATATTACCATGAAGAGCTGCTGCCAGGATATGTAGAATGGCTGGAAGCAGCTCGGGAGGAAAGAGGCAATTAA
- a CDS encoding AbrB/MazE/SpoVT family DNA-binding domain-containing protein: MGGTGIVRKLNSLGSISIPKEMRERMNLNENESVEIFVGDSGEIILKKYQPGCIFCGEISGTTTHQGKKICQDCLEDIDLQEKKSIEQ; this comes from the coding sequence ATGGGGGGGACAGGTATTGTCAGAAAGCTTAATTCTCTGGGATCTATTTCTATCCCCAAGGAAATGCGCGAAAGAATGAATCTGAATGAGAACGAATCTGTGGAAATCTTTGTAGGCGATAGCGGAGAAATAATTTTGAAGAAATACCAGCCGGGCTGCATTTTTTGCGGAGAAATAAGCGGCACCACCACTCATCAAGGAAAAAAAATTTGCCAGGACTGTCTGGAAGATATTGACCTACAAGAAAAAAAGTCCATCGAGCAGTAA